CAGCTGCGGGATGCCGCAGGCGAATTCGACGATGTCGATGCCGCGGCTGACCTCGCCCTGGGCGTCGGTGAACACCTTGCCGTGCTCGGCGGTGATGGCATGCGCCAGTTCGTCGCGGTGCCGGTTCAGCAGCTCCAGGAACTTGAACATGACCCGGGCCCGGCGGATCGGCGGGGTGTCGGCCCAGGCCGGGAAGGCAGCGCGGGCGCTGGCCACCGCCCGGTCCACTTCGGCGGCGCTGGCCAGGGCGACCTTGCCGGTGACGGTGCCGGTGGCCGGGTTGAAGACGTCGGCGCTGCGGCCGCTGGCGCCGGGCACCGGCGCGCCGTCGATCCAGTGGTCGATGGAGGCGAGGGCGGCGGCGGCGCGGGTGGAGTCGGGTGCGTTCATGGCGGTATCGTGGTGGGGCAGGCTCGGAATGTGCCAGTCTAAGGCGCGCAACACCGCGGACCGGATTCGGGCCGGAAATGGCACTACCCGCGCCACCCGCCGTTAGCATTGCACTTTCTTACAAGCGCCCATGCAGGAACCCTCGACACCCCGTCTCGAGCCGTTGCCCGATGCAGGAGGAACCCCGGTCAGGGTGCGGGGCCAGTGGACCGCCGCTCACATCGCCCAGCCCGGCGTGCTGGATGCCCTGACCGCCGACTTGCGCGGCGCCGCCGGCCGGGAGCACTGGGATCTGCGCGGCGTCGAGCAACTCGACCACGTGGGCGCACAGCTGCTGTGGGACCACTGGGGGCGGAGCCGCCCGCCGCAGCTGCAGGTGCGGGCCGCGCAGCAGGCGGTGCTGGAGCGGGTCGAGCAGTTCACCACCGGCGCGCCGCCGCCGCGCCGCCCGAGCCTCGGCGAGCGCTACCTGGCCGTCGGCGAATCGGTCCTGGACCGGGCCTTCCGGGCGCGCGAGTTCGTGCGGCTGGCCGGCCAGTTGGCCATGGACGGCCTGCGGTTGCTGCGCAGCCCGCAGGAGGGGCCCTGGCGCGACTTCTCCGGCCACCTGTACCACATCGGCGCGACCGCGCTGCCCATCACCGCGCTGGTCGGCTTCCTGATCGGGGTGGTGCTGGCCTACCTCACCGCCAAGCAATTGCGCCAGTTCGGCGCCGATGCCTTCATCGTCAACATCCTGGGCGTGGCGCTGATCCGCGAGCTCGGCCCCATGCTGGCCGCCATCTTGGTGGCGGGGCGCTCGGGCTCGTCCATCACGGCCCAGATCGGCGTCATGCGCGTCACCGACGAACTCGATGCCATGAGCGTGATGGGCATCTCGCACAGCTACCGGCTGGTGCTGCCGCGGGCGCTGGCGCTGGCCATCGCCATGCCGCTGGTCAGCATCTGGACCACCTTGTGCGCGCTGGTGGGCGGCATCCTGGCGGCCGACATGTCGCTGGGCATCACGCCGACCTTCTTCCTGCGCGCGCTGCCCGACGCCGTGCAGATCGGCAACCTGCTGCTGGCCACGTCCAAGTCGGTGGTGTTCGGCCTGCTGATCGCGCTGATCGGCTGCCACTACGGGCTGGCGGTGGAGCCCAACACCCAGAGCCTGGGCGAAGGCACGACCGCCTCGGTGGTGACCTCGATCACCGCGGTGATCCTGGTCGATGCGCTGTTTGCCATCGCCTTCCAGGAAGTGGGGTTCTGATGGCGCAGGCGCTGGCTGCCCCGCTGCTGCCGGCGCCCGGCACCCCGATGGTCGACATCCGCGGCCTGAGCACGGTGTTCGACCTGCCCGGGCGCACGTTCACCGTGCACGAGAACCTCGACCTGGCCGTGCAGCGCGGCGAGGTGCTGTCGCTGGTGGGCGGCTCGGGCACCGGCAAGACCGTGCTGCTGCGGCAGATCCTGGGCCTGGAGCAGCCGGCCGCCGGCGAGATCCGGGTGCTGGGCCGGCCGGTGGCGGAACTCGGCCAGCGCGGCGCCGCCAGCCGGGTCGGCATGCTGTTCCAGCACGGCGCGCTGTTCTCCGCCTTCACCGTGCTGGAGAACATCGCCTTTCCGCTCAGTGAGCTGCGCACGCTGCCGCCGGCGCTGGTGCGCGAGGCGGCCATGGTCAAGCTGCAGATGGTCGGCCTCAAGCCCGAGGACGGCGCCAAGATGCCCTCCGACCTGTCCGGCGGCATGATCAAGCGGGTGGCGCTGGCCCGCGCGCTGATCATGGACCCGCCGCTGCTGCTGCTGGACGAGCCCACGGCGGGGCTCGATCCGGACAGCTCCGACGGCTTCGTCACGCTGCTGCGGGCCCTGCACCGCGACCTGGCGCTGACCGTGATCATGGTCACGCACGACCTCGACACCCTGTTCGAGCTGTCCACCCGCATCGCGGTGCTGGCCGACCGGCGCGTGATCGTCAACGGCCCACCCAAACAGGTCATCGCCTTCCAGCATCCGTTTGTGCATGATTTCTTCCTCGGCCCGCGCGGCCAGCGCGCCATGGAGCTGCTGCGCGAGTACCCCTTCGCCGTCTAGGAGACCGGATGCAAAACAAAGCCCACGCCCTGGCCGCCGGCGTCTTCGTGCTGGTGCTGACCGGCCTGCTGCTGCTGCTGGGGGCCTGGCTCACGCGCGAGAGCGGCGAGCAGCATGTCTATGAAATCTCCACCCGCGAGGCCGTGACCGGCCTGCAGGAGCAGGCGCCGGTGCGCCTGCGCGGCGTGGACGTCGGCAAGGTCGCCTCCATCGCGTTCGATCCGAAGGTGCAGGGCAACGTGCTGGTGCGCATGGACATCGCCGCCGGCACCCCGATCACGCGCGAGACCTTCGCCACGCTGTCGTTCCAGGGCGTGACCGGCCTGGCCTTCGTCCAGCTCGACGACGCCGGCCAGCCGGCGCCGCTGCTGCCGCCCGACGACGCGGCGCCGCCGCGCATCCCGCTCAAGCCGGGCCTGCTGTCCAAGCTGGCTTCGCGCGGCGAGGCCATCATGGAGCAGGTCGAGCAGGCCAGCACCCGCATCAGCCAGCTGCTTTCCGAGTCCAACCAGAAGCGCTTCACCGCCGCTTTCGACAACGTGGCCGAGGCCGCCGCCAGCATCACCGTCCTGAGTCGCAACCTCGACGCCACCCTCAGCGCCCAGTTCGGGCCGCAGCGCGTCAACATCCCCTCGCTGGTGCGGCGCACCGACAACGCACTGGCCTCGCTGCAGGAGACGTCCGAGGCCACCCGCGTCACCATCACCGAAATCGGCCAGACGGCGCGCCGCCTGAACGCCGCCGACGGGCCGATGGATCGCCTGTCGGCCGGCACCGCCTCGCTGGCGCACGCCGCCGATGCCTTCAATTCCGCCACCTTGCCGCGCATCAACCGGGTGACCGAGGACACCTCGCGCGCCGTGCGCCAGCTCAGCCGCACCATCATCGGCATCAACGACAACCCGCAGTCGCTGATCTTCGGTACCGGCCGCATCGAACCGGGCCCCGGCGAGGAAGGCTTCACGCCCCCAGGAGCGAGCAAATGACGATCCGTATCCTCGCGCGCGCCGCCGCCGCTCTGTCGCTGCTCTTGCTGGCCGCCTGCGCCAGCATCGTCGACAAGCCGGTGCGCCCGACCTTGTTCGACATGGGGCCGCTGCCCCCGATCACGCCGCCGATCGAGCGCTCGGGCCAGCGCTTCGCACTGGTGGTGCCGGAGATCGACGCCGCCGGCGCGCTGGAAGGCTCGGCCATCCTGTACCGGCTCGGCTACTCCGACGACCACCAGCTGCGCGCCTATTCGCAGTCGCGCTGGAGCGCGCCGCCGCCCCAGCTGGTGCGCCAGCGGCTGCGCCAGCAGCTCGGGCGCGAGCGGCCGGTGCTGAACCTGGACGAGAGCGCCTCGCTGGCGCGCGAGGCGGCGCAGCCGCTGTACCTGCTGCGCATGGAGCTGGAGGAGTTCGCCCACGTGTTCGACGAGCCCGCCAGCAGCCGGGGCGTGATCCGCCTGCGCGCCACCCTGTTCCTGAGCACCACGGCGGGCGAGAAGCTGGTCGGCCAGCGCAGCATTGCGGTGCAGGGCGTCGCGCCGTCGCAGGACGCCTCCGGCGGCGTGAGGGCGCTGACCGAGGCCACCGATGCCGCGGCGTCCGACATCAGCGAGTGGCTGGTGCAGGTGGCGCGGACGCGGCCATGAGCCCGGCGGCGCAAGGCACCGCAGAGGCGGCCCGGCTGGTCACCGGCGCCACGGGTCGACCGCCGCTGGAGGAGGAGATGAAAGCGGCCGGGCTGGAGGTGCTGGGCCCGTGCGAAGGGCTGTCGCAGCGCCGCGAACTGCTGCGCGAGTCGCCGTTCCTGCAGGACTTCACGCCGGCCGAGGCCGAGGTGCTGGGGCAGGCCATGCTGCACGTGCGCGCGCAGGCCGGCCAGGTGCTGATCGCCGAGGGCGACGCCAGCGACTGGATGATGCTGCTGCTGTCCGGCACGGTCGATGTCGGCAAGCGCAAGGTCGGCGCGGCGGTCGATCGCGGCGCGCTGCCCGTCACGACCGAGCGGCTGGCGGTGCTGCGGGAGGGCGCGGCGCTGGGCGAGATGTCGATGCTGGACGGCGAGCCGCGCTACGCCAGCTGCTGGGCGTTGAGCGAGGTCGAGGCGGCGGTGCTCAGCCGCGCGGCCGTCGCCGGCCTGATCGCCGGGCAACCGGCGGTCGGCGCCAAGCTGCTGGTGAAGATCACGCAGCTGCTGGCGCAGCGCCTGCGCAACACCAGCAACCAGCTGCTGCGCCACCTGGAGCAGGCCGCCGCCGGGCAGGCCGCTAGTGGGCCAGGGCCGGAAACAATTTGACGAGACCCACGGCCATCACTTCGACGGCCAGCGCGGCCAGGATCAGCCCCATCAGCCGGGTCATCACGCTGATGCCGGTCTTGCCCAGCACGCGGGCGATCGGCTCGGCCAGGGCGAAGGCGATGGCGATGGCCAGGCCGATCACCACTCCGTAGCCCACCAGCGCCGCCATCTGCCAGAAGGTGTGGGCGCGCTCGGCATAGATCACCACGGTGGAGATGGTGGCCGGCCCGGTCAGCAGCGGGATGGTCAGCGGCACCACCGCGATGCTGGCGCCCATGGCGGCTTTCTCCGCGCCCTGCTCCAGGTCGTGCGTGGCCGGCTTGGCCTCGGCCGGCCGGGCGTTGAGCATGTTCAGGGCGCTGGTCAGCAGCAGCATGCCGCCGCCCACCTGGAAGCTGGCCAGCGAGATGTTGAAGAACTCCAGCACCTGCAGGCCCAGCAGGGCGCTCATGGCGATCACCAGGGCCGCGGTGGTGGCCGCCGTGACCACGGTCTCGCGCCGCTGCTGGCGGCTGAAGCCGTCGGTGTAGTGGATGAAGAAGGGCACGATGGCCAGCGGATTGACCACCGCCAGCAGCGTGATCAGCGGCTTGAAGTCCATCAGCCGGCTGCAGCGGGAGCGGCGGGCGTGCGCCGGCGGAACATGCCCCAGCCCTCCATGTGCAGCACCTGCTCGCCGCGCTGGTTGAACATTTCCCAGACCGAGCGCACCAGGCCGATGTCGGGCCGGCTGTTCATCGGACGCGCTTCCAGCACCCGGTGCTTGAGCGCCAGCGTGTCGCCGGGGTAGACCGGCTTGAGCCACTTGAGGCTCTCCAGCCCCGGCGAGCCCATGCTGCTGGAATCGCGCAGGAAGTGGTCCACCGTCAGCCGCATGGCCAGGGCGCAGGTGTGCCAGCCGCTGGCGCACAGGCCGCCGAACACCGACTGCCGGCCGGCCTCCTCGTCCAGGTGGAACGGCTGCGGGTCGAACTGCGCCGCAAAGTGCTTGATCTCCTCGGCGCTGGGGCTGACGGTGCCCAGCTCCAGCACCACCCCCGGCTGCAGGTCCTCCCACCAGTAGCGGATCGCCATCAACGCCCTCCCGATACGTCCAACAGGCTCATGGTGGTGTAGCTTGCCTCGGGCGAGAGCAACCACACGATCGCCTGCGCGACTTCGTCGGCGCTGCCGCCGCGCTGCATCGGCACCTCGGGCGCCAGCCGCTGCACGCGGTCGGGGATGCCGCCGGAGGCGTGGATGTCGGTGTCGATCAGTCCGGGCCGCACGGCATTCACGCGGATGCCGTCGGCGGCCACTTCCTTGGCCAGCCCCACGGTGAAGACGTCGATCGCGCCCTTGGCCGCGGCGTAGTCGACGTACTGGTTCGGCGAGCCGAGCCGCGCCGCCGCGCTGGACACGTTGACGATGGCGCCGCCCGGGCCGCCGTGCCGCGTGCTGATGCGCCGCACGGCCTCGCGCGCGCACAGGAAGGAGCCGATCACGTTGATGGCGAAGATGCGCTGCAGGCGCGCGGCGCTCATCTGCTCGACCCGTTCGCTCACGTCGACAACGCCGGCGTTGTTCACCAGGTCGGTGACGCGGCCCAGGCGCGCATCGATGTCGGCGAACATGCGGACCACCTGCTGCTCGTCGGCGACGTCGCCCTGCACGGCGATGGCGCGCCGGCCCGCCTGCTCGACCTGGCGCACCACCTGCTGCGCCGCATCGGCGTTGCTGGCGTAGTTGACCGCAACTGCCCAGCCGCGCGCCGCGGCCAGCCTGGCCGTGGCGGCGCCGATGCCCCGGCTGCCGCCGGTGACCAGCACGACTCGCTCCAATTTCCGCCTCCTGCGCCGAGGGCGCGACTACGATACAACCCCATTAGAACAAAGCGCGGGCGGCGCCGCCCGCGTGCTCAACCCACCGACAAGGAGACCGACATGGGCAGCTTCGTGGACCTGCAGGCCGGCGACGGCTTCAGCTTTCCCGCTTATGTGGCGCAACCGAACGGCCGTCCCAAGGGCGGCGTCGTGGTGCTGCAGGAAATCTTCGGCGTCAATTCGCACATCCGCTCGGTAGCCGACGGCTACGCGGCCGAAGGCTGGCTGGCGGTGGCGCCATCGACCTTCCACCGAATCAAGCCGGGCGTGGAACTGGGCTACGGCGAGAACGACATGTCGGCCGGCTTCGCGCTCAAGACCGCGGTCGAGGCGCTGCCGGCGCCCGGCGTGATGCCGGACATCCAGGCCGCGATCGGCCATGCGGCGCAGGCCGGCAAGGTCGGCATCGTGGGCTACTGCTGGGGCGGGCTGCTGTCCTGGCGCTCGGCCTGCCTGCTGGACGGCCTGTCGGCGGCGGTGACCTACTACGGCGGTGGCATGACCACGCCGGATGAAGCCGCGCGCCAGCCCCGCGTGCCGGTGCTGTCGCACTTCGGCGAGCAGGACCACTGGATCCCGCTGGAAGGCGTGGAGGCGTTCCGCAGGGCCCACCCGGAGGTCGAGGTCCATGTGTACAAGGCCAAACACGGCTTCAACTGCGACCAGCGCGGCTCCTGGAACGAGCCGGCCGCGAAGCTCGCGCGCGAGCGCTCGCTGGCCTTCTTCGGACAGCACCTGGCGGCCTGAGCCAGCGCGCGCGACATGATCCGGTTGTTCCACTACCCCGGCACCGCGGCCATGGTGCCGCACATCCTGCTGGAAGAAATCGGCGTGCCCTACGAGCGGGTGCACGTGGACCGCGCCGCCAACGCGCACAAGGCGCCGGACTACCTGCGGCTCAATCCCAACGGGCTGCTCCCGGTGCTGGTCGACGGCGAACTGGTGTTGTACGAGACGGCCGCGATCGCGCTGCACCTCTCGCGCGCGGTGTCCAGCCACTCCTGCATGGCGTCGCCCTGCTCCTCGCACAGGTCTTCGAGCGCATGCAGCTCGCGCCGGGCGACCATCAGTGCGCCCCAGTTGCGGAAGGCGGTGTTGGGTCGCAGGAGTTCCTGTTGCCACTGGTCCAGCTCGCTGGTGAGCTGGCGGCGCAGCTCCAGGTAGCCGTCCACCATCACGTTGACCATGCGCAGCATCAGGTCCGACGGGCTGGCCGGCAGCCGGCTGCGGTTGCTGCCAGCCAGGCCGTCGTTCTGCACGGCGTCGGACAGGTAGCGCGAGATGAAGGAGCGGGCGGTCAGGCAGCCGGTGGGATGGACCGTCACCAGCAGCCGGTCGAACACCACGAAGGCGAGCGCGCGCGTGCGGATGCGGTAGAAGCTGGCCAGGGCCGACGGCGGGGCGCCGGCCGGGTGTTCCTGCAACTCCCGGTCGACCTCTTCGCCGGTGGCCAGCCGGCGGAACACCACCAGGTCATAAACCGAGGTGTAGTCGTAGTGCGAGGGATGGGCCCGGTTGCCCAGGTCCTTCAGGTGCAGGTCCAGCAGCGCCGAGCCGCCCAGCCGCTGGCAGGCGGCCTGCAGCACCGCCAGCTGCTCGGTCAGGGCCTCGCGCTCGAGGTAGATCCAGATGAACCCATCGCCCGGCGCCTGCGCCGGCACTTCATCGAGGAAGCGCAGCGTGCCGGGCGTGAATTCGACGATGTGCATGGGTGGGTGCTTCAGGCGCGCAGCCGGCGTGCCGCTTCGAGCGCGAAATAGGTCAGGATGCCGTCGGCGCCGGCCCGCTTGAAGGCCAGCAGGCTTTCCATCATCGCCGCCTCGCCGTCCAGCCAGCCGTTGCCGGCGGCGGCCTGCAGCATCGCGTACTCGCCCGAGACCTGGTAGGCGAACGTGGGCATGCGGAATTCGTCCTTGACCCGGCGCAGCACGTCCAGGTACGGCATGCCGGGCTTGACCATCACCATGTCGGCGCCTTCGGCGATGTCCATGGCGACCTCGCGCAGCGCCTCGTCGCTGTTGCCGGGGTCCATCTGGTAGACCTTCTTGTTGCCCTTGCCGAGATTGGCGGCGGAGCCGACCGCGTCGCGGAACGGGCCGTAGAAGGCACTGGCGTACTTGGCGCTGTAGGCCATGATGCGGGTGTGGATGGCGCCGCGCGACTCCAGCGCCTGGCGGATCGCGCCGATGCGCCCGTCCATCATGTCGCTGGGGGCGACGATGTCCACGCCCGCCTCGGCCTGCACCAGCGCCTGGCGCACCAGCACCTCGACCGTCTCGTCGTTCAGGATGTAGCCGCTGGCGTCCAGCAGGCCGTCCTGGCCGTGGCTGGTGAACGGGTCCAGCGCGACGTCGGTCATCACGCCCAGCTGCGGGAACTGCTGCTTGAGCGCGCGCACGGCGCGCGGCACCAGCCCCTGCGGGTTGAACGCCTCGCGGCCGTCCTCGGTCTTGAGCGCCGGATCGATCACCGGGAACAGCGCCATCACCGGGATGCCCAGTTCCACGCACTCCTGCGCCACCGGCAGCAGCAGGTCCACGCTCAGGCGCTCCACGCCCGGCATGGAGGCGACCGCCTGGCGCTGGTTCTGGCCATCGAGCACGAACACCGGGTAGATCAGGTCGTGCGGCGACAGCGCGTGCTCGCGCACCAAATTGCGGGTAAATTCGTCGCGGCGCAGGCGGCGCGGGCGGCCTTGGGGGTAGGGGGCATGCAGGACCATGGGGAAAATTGTGCCCGATGCCCCGGCGTCGCCGGCGCGGCGCATCCCCCGCTTTTGCGCTTGCCGGCTTGAAAGCGCGGGAGGCGTTTGGTAGATTACGGCCGGGCGGCTTGCCGCCCCCCGCTTTTCCTCCCTGAGCGGGTGCCTTAATGTGTGACAGCAAAAAGGCTTCCTGCCCCGGCTGATGGCCGGGGCTTTTTTTTGCCCGTGCCCCGCCGGTGGCTGTCGCGGACGCGGGGCCACCCCTTCCGTACACTCGGCGCATGCTCTGGGTCAAGGCGCTTCACATCGTGTTCATCGCGAGCTGGTTCGCGGGCCTGTTCTACCTGCCGCGCATCTACGTGAACCTGGCGATGGTGGAGCCGGGCTCGCTCGCCGAGCGTGAGCGGCTGCTGCTGATGGCGCGCAAGCTGCTTCGCTTCACCACGCTGCTGGCGGTGCCGGCGGTCGGCCTCGGGCTGTGGCTGTGGCTCGGCTGGGGCATCGGCCGCGGCAGCGGCTGGATGCATGCCAAGCTGGCGGTGGTGGCGCTGACCGTCGGCTACCACGCCGCCTGCGCACGGCTGCTGCGCAGCTTCGATGCCGGCGACAACCGGCGCAGCCACCGCTGGTACCGCTGGTTCAACGAGGCGCCCGTGCTGCTGCTGCTGGCGGCCGTGGTGCTGGTGGTGCTCAAGCCCTTCTGACGGCAGCGCGGATGGCGGCACGCAAGACTTCGGCCTGGCCGCTGGCGCAGGCCTGGGCGGCGCTGATCGTCTATGCCAGCCTGTATCCGTTCGCCGACTGGCGCGATCAGGGCATTGAGCCGTGGGCGTTCCTGCACAGTCCCTGGCCGCGCTACTGGACCGCGTTCGACTTCGCGGCCAACACCGCCGGCTATGCGCCGCTCGGCTTCCTGCTGGCCCTGGCCTTCCTGCGGCGAAGCAGCGCGCTGCCGCAGGCCCGGCTCTGGGCGCCGGTCGCGGTCGCCACGGCCTGCGGCGCCGTGCTGTCGTTCGGCATGGAGGCGCTGCAGACCTACCTGCCGGCGCGCGTGCCCTCCAATGTGGACTTCGGGCTGAACGCGCTGGGCGCGCTGATCGGCGCCGCGCTGGCGGTGGCGCTGGAGAAGGCCGGTGCGCTGGACCACTGGAGCCGGTTCCGGCGGCGCTGGTTCGTGGACGAATCGCGCGGCGCGCTGGTGCTGCTGGCGCTGTGGCCGGTGGCGTTGCTGTTCCCGGCGGCGGTGCCGCTCGGTCTGGGCCAGGTGTTCGAGCGCCTCGAGGCCGCCGTGGCCGACTGGCTGATGGACACGCCGTTCCTCGAGTGGCTGCCGGTGCGCGACGTGGAGTTGCAGCCGCTGGTGCCGGGCGCCGAGCTGATCGGCGTGGCGCTGGGTGCGCTCGTGCCCTGCCTGCTGGCGTATTCGGTGATGCAGTCGATCGGCCGGCGCGCGCTCTTCGCCGGATTGCTGGTGGCGGCGGGCGTTGCGGTCACCGCGCTGTCCTCGGCCCTGAGCTGGGGGCCGGCGCATGCCTGGAGCTGGCTGACGCTGCCGGTGCGACTGGGCCTGGTGACCGGCCTGGTGCTGGCCCTGGCCCTGCTGGCGCTGCCGCGCCGGGGCTGCGCGGCGCTGCTGCTGCTGGTGCTGGTGCTGCAACTGGCCCTGTTGAACCAGGCGCCCGCCAACGCCTATTTCACGCACACGTTGCAAGGCTGGGAGCAGGGCCGCTTCATCCGCTTCCACGGCCTGGTGCAGTGGCTCGGGTGGCTGTGGCCTTACGTGGCCCTGGCCTATGTGCTGGTGCGCGTCTCCAGTCCGGATGCGCGGCCTAGAATTCCGCAATGAGTCCAGACCAGCCCTCCTACTACGAGCGGCACATCTTCTTTTGCCTGAACAAGCGCAGCAACGGCGAGAACTGCTGCGCCGACCACAACGCCGAGGCCGCCTTCGACCGCTGCAAGGCGCAGGTCAAGGCCCAGGGGCTGGCCGGGCCGGGCAAGGTGCGGGTGAACAAGGCCGGTTGCCTCGACCGCTGCGCCGCCGGACCGGTGGCGGTGGTCTATCCGGAAGCCGTCTGGTACAGCTACGTGGACCAGCAGGACATCGACGAGATCGTGGAGTCGCACCTGAAGAACGGCCGCGTGGTCGAGCGCCTGCTGACGCCGCCGCACCTGGGGCGCTGAGCCCGGCGCCATGAACGTCCACACGCGGCGACTGCAGGCGCAGGGCGCGGCCGGTGCCATCGAGGTGCTGCGCGACGACCCCGAGCAGGCCGCCGTCGGCGTCGCCTTCATCGCGCATCCGCACCCGCTGTTCGGCGGCACCATGGAGAACAAGGTGGTGCAGACGCTGGCGCGCGCCTTCGTGCAGGAAGGCTGGAGCGCGGTGCGCTTCAATTTCCGCGGCGTCGGCGGCAGCGCGGGCGAGCACGACGAGGGCCGCGGCGAGGCCGACGACATGCGCGGCTTGGTCCAGGAGCTGGCGCCGCAAGGGCCGATTGCACTGGCCGGCTTTTCCTTCGGCGCCTACGTGGCGGCGAGCGTGACCGAGGCGCTGTGGCCGCAGCGCGAGCTGCGCAAGATCGTGCTGGTGGGTACCGCCGCTTCGCGCTTCGCGGTGCCGGCGCTGCCCCGCGACGCCCACGACCGCACCCTGGTGGTGCACGGTGAGCAGGATGACACGGTGCCGTTGCAGGCGGTGCTCGATTGGGCCCGGCCGCAGACCCTGCCGGTGACGCTGGT
The sequence above is a segment of the Ramlibacter tataouinensis genome. Coding sequences within it:
- a CDS encoding VanZ family protein; translated protein: MAARKTSAWPLAQAWAALIVYASLYPFADWRDQGIEPWAFLHSPWPRYWTAFDFAANTAGYAPLGFLLALAFLRRSSALPQARLWAPVAVATACGAVLSFGMEALQTYLPARVPSNVDFGLNALGALIGAALAVALEKAGALDHWSRFRRRWFVDESRGALVLLALWPVALLFPAAVPLGLGQVFERLEAAVADWLMDTPFLEWLPVRDVELQPLVPGAELIGVALGALVPCLLAYSVMQSIGRRALFAGLLVAAGVAVTALSSALSWGPAHAWSWLTLPVRLGLVTGLVLALALLALPRRGCAALLLLVLVLQLALLNQAPANAYFTHTLQGWEQGRFIRFHGLVQWLGWLWPYVALAYVLVRVSSPDARPRIPQ
- a CDS encoding (2Fe-2S) ferredoxin domain-containing protein; the protein is MSPDQPSYYERHIFFCLNKRSNGENCCADHNAEAAFDRCKAQVKAQGLAGPGKVRVNKAGCLDRCAAGPVAVVYPEAVWYSYVDQQDIDEIVESHLKNGRVVERLLTPPHLGR
- a CDS encoding alpha/beta hydrolase, whose protein sequence is MNVHTRRLQAQGAAGAIEVLRDDPEQAAVGVAFIAHPHPLFGGTMENKVVQTLARAFVQEGWSAVRFNFRGVGGSAGEHDEGRGEADDMRGLVQELAPQGPIALAGFSFGAYVAASVTEALWPQRELRKIVLVGTAASRFAVPALPRDAHDRTLVVHGEQDDTVPLQAVLDWARPQTLPVTLVPGGGHFFHGQLPLLKNLVARHLRS